In the Salvia splendens isolate huo1 chromosome 16, SspV2, whole genome shotgun sequence genome, CGACGAAGGAGGTAACTGTGTTATCCCGTAAACTGGGCCTGCACCAACGGTAGGCTGACTACTTTGCAGAGCACCAGGGCTAACTTGTGCCTATATTATTTACAAATTTAGTAAGACCATGACATATCTACAAAAGAATCTgcaaaaaataaggaaaaacttCAAATGACCTACCGAATATGGATTCCAGCCAGGAACTGGAACAACGCCAGGGGCAAGGAGCATAGGACCATAACTTCCAGGAACATATGAACCTGGAAGCATGGTTGGCCTAGAAACCGGCCAGTTACCATGAAGGACCCCATACTGTTGAGAAGATTGAACTGAAGGAGACTGCACAGTTGGATAAAGCGTAGGAGTAGGCATAGCTGCTGGACCAGCCAAAGGCCCAGGGCCAGCACCAGGGGCGGGCATCGGTATCCCAGCTGGCTGTGGGTGATGAAATTTACATGTTACACCAAACTTGCATTGCCCTGTTTTTATATAATACGAGCATTCCTTTTCTCCCTGAAAAAAAAACACCCTATGAGATAGAGATAACTGAGTGATTCAAGCATAACATCtaagtaaaaatataaaaagaatacACTGAAAAGTGTAAACAAACATCGGAAGCAATCAATTATTGAACAAAGACCTGTCGCAATGGATAACCGTAAAAATTGAGCGTGGTTGGAGGTGAAGATCCAGCTCCGTGCTTTGGGTGGTTATATTTGCAAGAGGCACCAAATTTACACATTCCCGTTCGCATGAAGTACTACATAGCATAAAACATATCTCAATAGATAGCATAAACTTTATAAATCATGAATTATAGAAACTGGCAATAATTGGTAATAACAATGAGAGTTCTGACAGACAATTAGATTGACatgcttttttttattaagtggtAGGTATAAGATTCAGCATAGAGTAGCTGTCGTGTCAATAAGCAGCCGCAGCACCATGGATCATTGGTAAACCAAAAACATTTCGGTGAGAACTAGGAAAAAAGTGAATCACTTTAGGAGCAAGATCTAGCAAATGCACTAGTGTCCGTTGAACAAGAATTGATCCTGTACACTAGAGCTCAACATCACTAAACATACAGAAAGCTGCAATGATTTAGTACATGATACAGAGAAAATGATTTCCATCCGTTTTGAGAGCAGCCTAACAGAACCTTACATAGTATTCAGTAATCAACAAGTTTTGCAGACCACAAAACATACAAGACAAAATGGACAGCCACCAGAGACTTGCCTTTCCAGAAGCCAAGAAGCAGTTGAGTAAAAGATAGCATCAGCAATTAGATATGCACATTGTGTAATATTTAGGTAGAACATTTTGCCCCTATAAAAGATACTATCTTTTGTGCTGAGCATAAAAAGTGTGTAGATTCATTGGGCAGATTCAAGATATTATGCAATTGTATACCTGACAGATGGGTTCTCCATGGCGTTCCGGGTACTCACCTCCAATAGCCCTTAGAGCTCCCATTGCCTATAATCATGTGAAAACAGAAACTTACTTGATGCATGTTAAcaaagtaaaaattatcaccaaaCATCATAAACAATTTATTCTGCATATTCCCTCAAAACGGGAAGATTCCACTTGGCCCTAGTTGCTATCAAGATGATATAAAATCCCTTGATTCCATTCAGAGCGCATGCACCAATTtgctgcaataatccagaatgAATATGTTTTCCCCAACCTAAAGCATTTCACTTTTATCGGAACCATAAGAAATTCCACTAAAACAAGAAAGGCGTGTTTTTGGTCCAGTTACTTTTTATCCATGGTGCTATCACCACGAATTCAGCTCAATGCATGCTTGTCCATTTGATGTGATCATCAAATTTCTTCCAAAATATTCTATTCCATTACACCAAGCAACTAAACTAACCCACCCCCAAAAAAAGGGAATAAGAAAACGCATATCCTCGTTGATACTAATAAACAAGCCCACCAAATTACCCTCTTTAACATTATGATCAAACTTCAAACATCAAAAATGTTAAAATCTAACTCCAAGGcaaaaaaaattagggtttttaccGCACTACGGTCGCGGGGATGATTGAACCGGCATCGATTGCCGTAGCCACAGAATCCAGTTCTCAAGTAATAGATACAGTCGGGCTCATCGGGCCTCTCGGGGTAAGATTCGGGCCCCTCGCCGAGGCCCAATCCCCACATAGGCTCTGCATTAACAAAATCAAACCTCGAATCAATCGGCATTACCCGAGCTCAGAGCTAAAGTCGGTAAATTTGACTGAAATTGAAGCGAAATTCAAATGAAATTCACATGTAACTCGCCTTCCAGCCCGGTTTCACCTCCCGCCCCCGTCCATTCCGCCGCCGGATCCACCGACCTCCCCTCCATTGCCTGCGTCGAACCATACCTCTCCATGTACGCACACGCACACCcctcccccctctctctctctctctaaatataTACACGTAGTTTGCCTGTATAAAGATATTTACCAAGGCAATACAACAATACGCGTATACATACGATGAATATATAGTATCTATACACCTAAAAAACTGAGATGTGTGTCTGATTGTGTGAAACGGAGGTGGTTTGATTGATCAAGAGGGGGTTTGGTGGGTttagagagagggagaatggTTTATTTCCCTATTTTCAACACAGCAGCATTTTATATACTCTACACTCAATGTGTGTGATTCTGTGTGTAGTTTTCCATCTTTTCTTTTGTCTTTTTTCTTCTGCACTTttaaatcgtttcttttttttaatgtgttttcTATTTCCTTATTTCCTAATTGGTATTGACTATCCTCTCTTTTTTGCGATATAAAAACTTCGTATTTTcactatattttcttttttatgctttgtcATTGTTTTCGTGGGGATGTTAGTTTTGTTACGCGCCAGACAGCTCCAAACGCTGGTGTCGGTGgagtaaaatattatttatttcttataaaaaaatagggaaatataattatactactagtatatgaAATGTATGGAGGTAACTTGTGTACTCTAAGAGGAGCTTGGCATCCGTAGAGGCATCAGCAACTGGTGAAGAAGACATACGGCTCGGCGAGGGCATGCGCCGCGGTGAAGCGTTTTTGGTAGCGCACGCCAAGAAGGCACGTCATCGTGTGCCATTTATATGGTGAATGGCACGGGTGCGTTCAACACATGCGGTCGTCTCAGTCAATTGTGTGTTACGCACTAGTTCT is a window encoding:
- the LOC121772619 gene encoding zinc finger CCCH domain-containing protein 32-like → MERYGSTQAMEGRSVDPAAEWTGAGGETGLEEPMWGLGLGEGPESYPERPDEPDCIYYLRTGFCGYGNRCRFNHPRDRSAAMGALRAIGGEYPERHGEPICQYFMRTGMCKFGASCKYNHPKHGAGSSPPTTLNFYGYPLRQGEKECSYYIKTGQCKFGVTCKFHHPQPAGIPMPAPGAGPGPLAGPAAMPTPTLYPTVQSPSVQSSQQYGVLHGNWPVSRPTMLPGSYVPGSYGPMLLAPGVVPVPGWNPYSAQVSPGALQSSQPTVGAGPVYGITQLPPSSTTYTGAHLSGTSLLRPSSSSQKEYAFPDRPGQPDCQYYLRTGDCKFGATCKYHHPPEWSAQQSVVVLSPMGLPMRPGAPLCSHYAQNGVCKFGPSCKFDHPMRALSYSTSASSLTDMPVAPYPVGSTNATLAPSSSSLDLRPELLSGFSKDAFPANLSSTNSSSASIGSTFSRSGLIPEFGIQHSGQSTASSTGGSSSHQEGEVNISS